Proteins encoded in a region of the Planococcus shixiaomingii genome:
- a CDS encoding ATP-binding protein, giving the protein MEGSNIHRARNILFIHLYGFGSLLHLTLTIALPISTALMAPIFGLVTYIIVLVLYYLRVDSWRIKFLILFLMNIYVFILNWEALSSVTIVYFVIPIIAAALYNDTRPIVILSLLSIVEINLLVFGLDIFSRKASLQYDHMVLSLFISIAVLFMLFHSIYFSRRWSQLEMKNKMMERALLSRDGYLHLFFETAKDAIAVFDLNDHIIAINPAFEKLYGWTLEECVGDRIPIVPHERLGEAAIRTKKVRQGESFSLLETVDMKKDGTLFPVQITLSPIFDHSGVVVATSVISRDITFQKESENLIVQSEKLKLAGEIAAGVAHEIRNPLTVISGFVQMMNTAPGYPYKKYTKLIQSEIERINLIISEFLVLAKPQASLPKKFSLRNTWNDLAALFGPEFNMRGILFTQYWEEEDFVIEGEEHQLKQVFINVLKNAIDAINSTDSKGKICLGVESMGNEFVSITLNDNGSGIPPEVLLKIFEPFYTTKSTGTGLGLIISQKIVQGHGGQLIITSEENHGTEAKIILPKI; this is encoded by the coding sequence ATGGAAGGCTCAAATATTCATCGCGCGCGAAACATACTTTTTATCCATCTTTACGGGTTTGGAAGTTTATTGCACCTAACCTTAACAATAGCGCTTCCGATAAGTACAGCTTTAATGGCTCCTATTTTCGGGCTTGTAACCTACATCATAGTATTAGTTCTCTATTATTTAAGAGTAGACAGTTGGCGCATCAAATTTCTTATTCTCTTTTTGATGAACATTTACGTTTTTATTTTAAATTGGGAAGCTCTTTCCTCTGTCACCATTGTCTATTTCGTTATCCCAATCATCGCTGCTGCACTTTACAATGATACGCGGCCAATTGTCATCTTATCGCTGCTGTCAATTGTGGAAATCAACTTATTGGTTTTCGGTCTGGATATTTTCTCCAGAAAGGCATCCCTGCAATACGATCATATGGTCTTATCGCTTTTCATTTCAATTGCTGTCTTATTTATGTTGTTCCATTCGATTTACTTTAGCCGGCGTTGGTCTCAGCTGGAAATGAAAAACAAGATGATGGAACGCGCGTTATTATCCAGAGATGGCTACCTCCACTTGTTTTTTGAAACCGCAAAAGATGCTATAGCTGTTTTTGATCTGAACGATCATATCATTGCCATCAATCCCGCGTTCGAGAAATTATATGGATGGACATTAGAAGAATGCGTCGGCGACCGGATACCTATCGTTCCCCACGAAAGACTAGGTGAAGCAGCCATCAGGACAAAAAAAGTACGGCAAGGGGAAAGCTTTTCATTACTTGAAACGGTGGACATGAAAAAAGACGGCACCCTTTTTCCTGTGCAGATCACCTTGTCGCCGATTTTCGATCATTCTGGCGTTGTGGTTGCCACTTCCGTCATTTCAAGAGACATCACGTTTCAAAAAGAATCGGAAAACCTGATTGTCCAATCAGAAAAATTAAAGCTGGCTGGGGAAATTGCTGCAGGAGTTGCGCATGAAATTCGAAATCCGTTAACCGTTATTTCGGGCTTTGTTCAAATGATGAATACCGCTCCAGGCTACCCCTACAAAAAATACACAAAGTTGATTCAATCAGAAATTGAGCGCATCAATTTAATCATCAGCGAGTTTTTGGTGTTGGCAAAACCACAGGCTTCGTTGCCTAAAAAGTTCAGCCTGCGCAACACTTGGAATGACTTAGCTGCTTTGTTTGGACCTGAATTCAATATGCGCGGCATACTTTTCACTCAATATTGGGAAGAAGAAGATTTTGTAATCGAGGGTGAAGAGCACCAATTAAAACAAGTGTTCATCAACGTTCTTAAAAATGCCATCGATGCCATCAATTCCACAGACAGCAAAGGAAAAATATGTTTAGGTGTGGAGAGCATGGGCAACGAATTTGTTTCCATAACGTTGAATGACAACGGAAGCGGCATTCCGCCAGAAGTTTTGCTTAAAATTTTCGAACCGTTTTACACAACAAAATCCACCGGCACCGGCCTCGGTTTGATCATTTCCCAAAAAATCGTTCAAGGGCATGGCGGGCAACTGATTATAACCAGTGAAGAAAACCATGGCACCGAGGCAAAAATCATTTTACCGAAAATATAA
- a CDS encoding PepSY domain-containing protein encodes MKKKTIYVATTAGVLAFGGMVFANTDSVDNETTTAPKQATAVGSQSTAKVSEDFLSFDEISKKALEIADGTITDIEFDDYQNKHHYDVEIYHNGYEYDLKLDAASGEVLEQKREKEDDEDDVEKALATEGLIASDKAIEAALTVAKGTVTEVSLDEDDGVISYEIELKDGKTEHEVSVDALDGSILEHESDDDDKDDD; translated from the coding sequence ATGAAGAAAAAAACTATTTACGTTGCAACAACTGCCGGGGTACTCGCTTTTGGAGGAATGGTTTTTGCCAATACAGATTCAGTTGACAATGAAACAACAACAGCTCCAAAGCAGGCCACTGCAGTAGGAAGCCAAAGTACAGCAAAAGTTAGTGAGGATTTCCTGTCATTTGATGAAATATCAAAGAAAGCATTGGAAATCGCAGATGGAACCATTACGGACATCGAATTTGACGATTACCAAAATAAACACCACTACGATGTGGAAATTTATCATAATGGATATGAGTACGATTTAAAACTGGATGCTGCCAGCGGGGAAGTTCTAGAGCAGAAGCGTGAAAAAGAGGACGATGAGGACGATGTTGAAAAAGCATTGGCCACTGAAGGCTTGATCGCTTCTGATAAAGCGATTGAAGCCGCGCTTACCGTTGCAAAAGGAACGGTAACAGAAGTGAGCCTGGATGAAGACGACGGGGTAATCAGCTATGAGATTGAGTTGAAGGACGGAAAGACTGAGCATGAAGTAAGCGTGGATGCATTGGACGGATCGATCCTGGAACATGAATCGGACGACGATGACAAAGATGACGATTAA
- a CDS encoding PepSY domain-containing protein: MRKWMLMVLATIFLGAVVLILLLNRGADGEVISAEEAGTKVVKLYGGKVQETLPAGDYYEVKFSREDGQYTAEVDKQSGQVASVELNKKTEIPKKLTEEEASAIALKEAEGEVGEVVYSKDSNEFKVEVKGVESISTVIVAADSGEIRKITNQAVETDPLSKPLISPDKAIEVAKKTLDGDVSEVEFVESEDGGYYLVDIDKEETDQEVLVTVHAIRGDTMTVEWDD; this comes from the coding sequence ATGCGTAAATGGATGCTTATGGTTTTAGCCACCATTTTTCTTGGTGCCGTCGTTTTGATATTGCTTTTAAACAGAGGAGCGGACGGTGAAGTAATCAGTGCTGAAGAAGCCGGAACAAAAGTTGTAAAGCTTTATGGCGGAAAAGTGCAAGAAACTTTGCCAGCCGGCGACTACTATGAAGTGAAATTTTCACGCGAGGATGGCCAGTATACGGCAGAAGTCGATAAACAGTCGGGTCAGGTAGCTTCTGTAGAATTGAATAAAAAAACAGAAATACCTAAAAAACTGACGGAGGAAGAAGCTTCGGCTATTGCTTTAAAAGAAGCTGAAGGAGAAGTCGGGGAAGTGGTTTATTCCAAAGACAGCAACGAATTTAAAGTGGAAGTTAAAGGCGTTGAAAGTATTTCAACCGTTATCGTTGCTGCAGATTCTGGAGAAATCCGGAAAATAACAAATCAGGCTGTGGAGACCGACCCTCTTTCAAAACCGCTTATAAGTCCAGATAAGGCAATCGAAGTTGCAAAAAAAACCTTGGACGGTGATGTAAGTGAAGTGGAATTTGTGGAATCGGAAGACGGAGGCTACTATTTGGTTGATATAGATAAAGAGGAAACCGATCAAGAAGTGCTTGTTACAGTCCACGCTATTCGTGGGGATACGATGACGGTAGAGTGGGATGACTAA
- a CDS encoding sensor histidine kinase encodes MKLKNKIHLWSTLLMLLILVVLMLVIYFTFSRLAYSTEVKQLETEVETIVTKFNTTPSEDPKTVLRAYVPANGLIKVVKGNVELIPDIQDPQVTIDFPAELEENSGTLKLENEWFAYVKAPVIWTDGEIADMIVAQSLSEVTGNLRTLRLVLITVTLLAMIPIILSNALLGRIVTNPIANLTNTMTRIQGSGKFEKLPIDKETDDEVGQMGRTFNEMMELLEENYRKQEEFVSNASHELRTPLTVIGSYAKLLQRRGLEDRKVAAEGIAAIQTETDRMKTLIEQLLHIARRSEAQLEITETNLIELLKQTTTAMETAYNREFVLLAADSTVNIKTDISKLKQLIYILLDNALKYSSERIEVVVKNEEALIVQVRDYGIGIPKASLPYIFERFYRVDKARSRETGGFGLGLSLAKQLADRLGAKLEIESVEQLGTTVSIIFSADFNVEPVQSNEEG; translated from the coding sequence ATGAAGCTGAAAAATAAAATCCATTTATGGTCAACTTTATTGATGCTGCTCATCTTAGTCGTGTTAATGCTGGTTATTTATTTTACATTTAGCCGGCTGGCTTATTCTACGGAAGTCAAACAGCTTGAAACGGAAGTTGAAACAATCGTTACTAAATTTAATACAACTCCCTCTGAAGATCCAAAAACGGTTTTGCGCGCTTATGTACCGGCAAATGGGCTGATCAAAGTTGTCAAAGGCAATGTGGAGTTGATTCCGGATATTCAAGACCCGCAGGTGACAATCGATTTTCCTGCAGAGTTGGAAGAAAATTCAGGAACGCTGAAACTGGAAAATGAGTGGTTTGCTTATGTGAAAGCGCCTGTTATCTGGACAGACGGTGAAATTGCGGATATGATCGTTGCCCAGTCGTTAAGTGAAGTAACAGGGAATTTGCGGACCTTAAGGCTTGTGTTGATTACCGTTACGCTTTTGGCGATGATTCCAATTATCCTTTCCAATGCACTCCTTGGCCGAATTGTAACAAATCCGATTGCCAATTTGACGAATACCATGACGCGCATTCAAGGCAGCGGCAAATTTGAAAAGTTGCCGATTGATAAAGAGACGGATGACGAAGTTGGACAGATGGGCAGAACGTTCAATGAAATGATGGAACTGCTTGAAGAAAACTATAGAAAGCAGGAAGAATTTGTGTCGAATGCTTCTCATGAACTGAGAACACCGTTAACGGTCATCGGAAGCTATGCTAAATTGCTCCAGCGCCGAGGATTAGAAGATAGAAAAGTCGCCGCCGAAGGAATAGCGGCCATTCAGACGGAAACCGACCGCATGAAAACGCTCATTGAGCAATTGCTCCATATTGCGCGACGCAGTGAAGCGCAGTTAGAAATAACGGAAACCAATTTGATTGAGCTGTTAAAACAAACGACAACAGCGATGGAAACAGCTTATAACCGAGAATTTGTGCTGTTGGCTGCGGATTCAACTGTGAATATCAAAACCGACATTTCAAAGCTGAAGCAGCTGATATACATTTTGTTGGATAACGCATTGAAATACAGTTCAGAACGCATAGAAGTGGTAGTTAAGAACGAAGAGGCATTGATTGTCCAAGTCCGCGACTACGGCATTGGCATCCCGAAAGCGTCGCTTCCTTATATTTTTGAACGCTTTTACCGGGTCGATAAAGCGCGCAGCCGCGAAACAGGAGGTTTCGGGCTAGGCTTGTCTTTGGCGAAGCAATTAGCTGACCGTCTTGGTGCGAAGCTCGAGATCGAAAGTGTAGAACAATTAGGGACGACGGTATCCATCATTTTCTCAGCGGATTTTAATGTAGAGCCGGTACAATCGAATGAGGAGGGATGA
- a CDS encoding response regulator transcription factor encodes MAERILIVEDEKSIARVLELELTYEGYETGVAHTGAEGLIQFRENDWNLILLDLMLPEIHGLDVLKRIRTSDSGIPVILLTAKSDVKDKVAGLDLGANDYITKPFEIEELLARIRACLRLSSGTSSNDSYRFGNLEMNETTRAVSRNGRSIVLTPREFDLLLYLMKHPQQVLSREQVLNAVWGLDYYGDTNVIDVYIRYLRKKIDAGEVSTYIQTVRGVGYVLKEQTNEAEK; translated from the coding sequence ATGGCAGAACGCATACTGATAGTGGAAGATGAAAAAAGCATTGCCCGCGTATTAGAACTTGAACTTACATATGAAGGATATGAAACCGGAGTGGCACATACGGGTGCAGAAGGTTTGATTCAATTTCGGGAAAACGACTGGAATTTGATTTTACTTGATTTGATGTTGCCGGAAATTCATGGGCTGGATGTGCTAAAGCGTATCCGGACGTCAGATTCAGGGATACCGGTTATATTATTGACGGCAAAAAGCGATGTTAAAGATAAAGTGGCAGGACTTGATCTAGGCGCTAACGACTATATCACCAAGCCATTTGAAATCGAAGAGTTGCTGGCACGGATTCGGGCGTGCCTTCGGTTGTCCTCTGGCACTAGCAGCAACGATTCTTACCGCTTTGGCAATTTGGAAATGAATGAAACCACGCGTGCGGTATCAAGAAACGGCCGCTCCATTGTGTTGACGCCAAGAGAATTTGATTTGCTGTTGTATTTGATGAAGCATCCGCAGCAAGTGCTCAGCCGTGAACAAGTATTGAATGCTGTTTGGGGATTAGATTATTACGGAGACACCAATGTCATTGATGTCTATATCCGCTATTTGCGGAAAAAAATCGATGCTGGAGAAGTTTCTACCTACATTCAAACAGTGCGAGGGGTAGGTTATGTGTTAAAGGAGCAAACGAATGAAGCTGAAAAATAA
- a CDS encoding aldehyde dehydrogenase, translated as MNFTAVDVEQMIEEQHDYFYTGATKSADFRIKQLDRLREVISAHQEGVMDALKQDLGKGEFEAYATEIGFVLDSITSMTKNIKEWMEPEKVKTPIHLQPAKSFIVREPYGSVLIIGPFNYPFQLVMEPLIGAIIGGNCAVVKPSEATPNVAAVIRSIIEEAFPPYYVRVVEGEKEEVTALIHASFDYIFFTGSVNVGKVIMKAAAEKLTPITLELGGKSPVIVDQTANVDLAAKRIAWGKLMNTGQTCVAPDYICVHESVKDEFMKKLQTAIVSFYGQDAQKSPDYGRIVNERHFDRLVDVIRKENEQIVYGGTLDRENLYIEPVILEDIDWNSPSMEDELFGPILPVMTYTDLPLLLSQIRKLPKPLSAYLFSENERAIQFFLDKLPFGGGCINDTVSHVASSYLPFGGIGSSGVNSYHGKASFETFTHGKSILKRSTKFSTDLLYPPYKRKVKLVKTVLK; from the coding sequence ATGAATTTTACAGCAGTTGATGTGGAACAGATGATTGAAGAACAGCACGATTACTTCTATACGGGTGCCACAAAATCGGCGGACTTCCGAATCAAACAATTGGACCGTTTAAGAGAAGTCATTAGTGCCCACCAAGAAGGAGTCATGGACGCATTAAAGCAAGACTTGGGAAAAGGTGAGTTTGAAGCTTATGCAACGGAAATCGGTTTTGTGCTCGACAGCATCACCAGCATGACAAAGAATATTAAAGAGTGGATGGAACCCGAGAAAGTAAAAACACCGATTCACCTTCAGCCTGCCAAAAGCTTTATCGTCCGGGAACCTTATGGCTCGGTGCTAATCATCGGACCGTTCAACTATCCGTTTCAATTGGTCATGGAACCGTTGATCGGTGCGATTATTGGCGGCAATTGTGCTGTCGTCAAACCTTCAGAAGCGACACCAAACGTTGCGGCAGTCATCCGGAGCATAATAGAAGAGGCGTTTCCGCCATATTATGTCCGTGTGGTAGAAGGCGAAAAAGAAGAAGTGACGGCATTGATTCATGCTTCGTTCGACTACATTTTCTTCACAGGAAGTGTCAATGTCGGAAAAGTAATTATGAAGGCGGCTGCTGAAAAATTGACGCCGATTACGTTGGAGCTTGGCGGAAAAAGCCCGGTAATTGTCGACCAAACAGCGAATGTTGATTTGGCGGCTAAACGGATTGCCTGGGGGAAACTGATGAATACAGGACAAACCTGTGTGGCACCTGACTATATTTGCGTCCATGAATCGGTGAAAGATGAGTTTATGAAAAAACTCCAAACAGCAATTGTCTCTTTTTACGGGCAAGACGCCCAAAAAAGCCCGGACTACGGGCGTATCGTCAATGAACGTCATTTTGACCGCCTTGTTGACGTCATTCGAAAAGAAAACGAACAAATCGTCTATGGCGGAACACTGGATCGGGAAAACTTATATATTGAGCCCGTCATTCTTGAAGATATTGATTGGAACAGCCCTTCAATGGAAGACGAATTATTCGGCCCGATTTTGCCCGTTATGACATATACGGATCTTCCATTGCTGTTAAGCCAAATCCGAAAATTGCCAAAACCGCTTTCAGCCTATTTGTTTTCAGAAAATGAGCGAGCCATCCAATTTTTCTTGGACAAATTGCCGTTCGGCGGAGGCTGCATCAATGATACGGTTTCCCACGTGGCCAGTTCTTATTTGCCGTTTGGAGGCATCGGGTCTTCCGGTGTCAATTCGTATCACGGTAAAGCGAGCTTTGAAACCTTCACACATGGCAAATCCATTCTGAAGCGGTCGACGAAGTTTTCGACAGATTTATTGTATCCACCTTATAAGCGAAAAGTTAAACTTGTGAAAACAGTATTGAAATAG
- a CDS encoding Gfo/Idh/MocA family protein produces MISIGIIGAGIVGERIIKQIQQENGVEILAVYDEQQERLKVLHDTYGVPIVETLEEVFHSRIDWLYIGTPPSSHAAIAKQAASAGIHVLSEKPLAHNAADGEAMVKAAMDSRVQTAMHFPLMYSPAVREMAKRIRNGSIGKVVRVELQTFFPDWPRAWQQNPWIASRSQGGFIREVFPHYLQLIHRLFGELKIESHHTTYPEDPEKCETGVIAQAVAVQHEIPVLLTGLSGIGQMELLEFKVYGEKGVLTLENWSTLYAAKKHEERQLITDMTPVPSLFEEMKKHSALLVPFEEGLIIQRYIDYLLTENKN; encoded by the coding sequence ATGATATCAATTGGCATTATCGGAGCGGGTATTGTAGGTGAACGGATCATCAAACAGATTCAGCAGGAAAATGGGGTCGAAATTTTGGCGGTATACGATGAGCAGCAAGAACGCTTAAAAGTGCTTCACGATACTTATGGAGTGCCAATTGTTGAAACGCTGGAGGAAGTTTTTCATTCTCGGATCGACTGGCTTTATATTGGTACACCGCCATCTTCTCATGCAGCAATCGCTAAACAGGCGGCAAGTGCAGGTATTCATGTATTAAGCGAAAAGCCGCTTGCACACAATGCTGCAGACGGTGAAGCAATGGTGAAAGCGGCGATGGATTCACGCGTACAGACAGCTATGCATTTTCCGCTCATGTACAGTCCGGCTGTCCGGGAAATGGCCAAACGAATACGCAACGGCAGCATCGGGAAAGTTGTGCGCGTGGAACTCCAGACATTTTTCCCGGATTGGCCGCGAGCCTGGCAGCAAAATCCATGGATTGCTTCAAGAAGCCAAGGCGGATTTATCCGAGAAGTCTTTCCGCATTATTTGCAGCTGATTCATCGCTTGTTCGGGGAATTGAAAATTGAATCTCATCATACCACTTATCCGGAAGATCCAGAAAAATGCGAAACGGGTGTTATCGCTCAGGCGGTCGCCGTACAGCATGAAATTCCGGTATTGCTTACCGGACTCAGCGGAATCGGCCAAATGGAATTGTTGGAGTTTAAGGTGTATGGTGAAAAAGGAGTGTTGACTTTAGAGAATTGGTCAACGCTTTATGCCGCAAAAAAGCACGAAGAACGACAGCTTATTACCGACATGACACCGGTCCCATCTTTGTTTGAAGAAATGAAAAAACATTCTGCTTTGCTTGTTCCTTTTGAAGAAGGCTTGATCATACAACGCTATATCGATTATTTATTAACAGAAAACAAGAATTGA
- a CDS encoding DNA-3-methyladenine glycosylase family protein, translating into MHFSLPYIYNFDRALDRLSLDPLHAVNLSDKSVKVPMAAGNIVTVKALGTTEKPVFAIEGAKGGQDTEIKELFHFHKSLEPINAHFEATNLAELFEEHRGTPLIREFSLYGSLMKSIIHQQLNLSFAHTLTSRFVQKYGEEREGVWFYPEPNTIARIDVNELRELQFSTRKAEYVIGLSQAIAEGTLDIEGMKAKKDEEIAAELITYRGVGPWTAQNFLLFGLGRPNLFPLADIGLQNALKLQWQLPEKPRAEEIIRHLPDWSPYLSYAALYLWRSLE; encoded by the coding sequence ATGCATTTTTCGTTGCCATACATCTATAATTTTGATCGAGCACTTGATAGGCTGTCGTTAGATCCTTTGCACGCTGTCAACTTGTCGGATAAAAGCGTGAAAGTACCGATGGCTGCAGGCAATATCGTAACGGTTAAGGCGCTCGGAACCACAGAAAAGCCGGTCTTTGCTATTGAAGGAGCAAAGGGCGGACAAGATACAGAAATCAAGGAACTTTTTCATTTCCACAAATCGTTGGAACCGATCAATGCTCATTTTGAAGCGACCAATTTGGCCGAACTTTTTGAAGAGCATAGAGGTACGCCGCTCATCCGTGAATTTTCTTTATACGGCTCTTTGATGAAAAGCATTATCCACCAGCAGCTGAATTTGTCATTCGCTCATACGCTGACGAGCCGCTTTGTACAAAAATACGGAGAGGAAAGAGAAGGTGTATGGTTTTATCCGGAGCCGAATACCATTGCAAGAATAGACGTTAATGAGTTGCGGGAATTGCAGTTCAGCACGCGTAAAGCGGAATATGTCATTGGACTGTCGCAAGCGATCGCTGAGGGCACTCTTGATATAGAAGGAATGAAAGCGAAAAAAGACGAAGAGATTGCAGCTGAGTTGATCACTTATCGGGGCGTCGGTCCTTGGACAGCCCAGAACTTTTTGCTGTTCGGTTTAGGCCGGCCAAATTTATTTCCGTTGGCGGATATCGGTTTGCAGAATGCGCTTAAACTTCAATGGCAGCTTCCGGAAAAACCGAGAGCGGAAGAAATCATCCGGCATTTGCCCGATTGGTCACCTTATTTATCATATGCGGCGCTTTATTTGTGGCGCAGCCTGGAATAA
- a CDS encoding thermonuclease family protein, with amino-acid sequence MKYIVWIVCLLLLSGCGLVDSTDTSGTTDQIEVEVTSVIDGDTIKIMYEGKEETVRYLLIDTPETNHPSLGEQPLGKEATKENKRIIESGKVSIEFDVGERFDDYGRLLAYIYVDGESVQEQMLESGLARVAYVYPPNTRYVDEFEKSEQQAKDAGIGIWEFEDYSTNRGFNAEAYGTVPAPNEKETDNECDIKGNINRNGNKIYHMPGSGSYEQTNPEKWFCTEQEARDAGFRSAGQ; translated from the coding sequence ATGAAATATATAGTTTGGATTGTTTGTCTCTTGTTGCTTTCTGGCTGCGGGTTAGTTGATTCGACTGACACAAGCGGCACAACTGATCAAATAGAAGTTGAAGTGACTTCTGTCATCGACGGAGACACCATTAAAATCATGTACGAAGGCAAAGAAGAAACTGTTCGTTATTTATTGATTGATACACCTGAAACCAATCACCCTTCACTCGGGGAGCAGCCGCTCGGAAAAGAAGCGACGAAAGAAAACAAACGCATCATCGAGTCGGGTAAAGTCTCCATCGAATTTGATGTCGGCGAGCGGTTCGACGATTATGGCCGTTTGCTTGCATATATTTACGTCGACGGCGAAAGTGTACAGGAACAAATGCTGGAATCCGGTCTTGCGCGTGTTGCCTATGTTTATCCGCCAAACACACGATATGTCGATGAATTTGAAAAATCGGAACAACAGGCAAAAGATGCAGGAATCGGCATTTGGGAATTCGAAGATTACTCGACCAACCGCGGCTTTAATGCTGAAGCGTATGGCACGGTACCAGCGCCGAATGAAAAAGAAACGGATAACGAATGCGATATTAAAGGCAACATTAACCGAAACGGCAATAAAATTTATCACATGCCAGGCAGCGGCTCATATGAACAAACCAACCCGGAAAAATGGTTTTGTACTGAACAAGAAGCGCGCGATGCTGGATTTAGAAGCGCCGGCCAGTAA
- a CDS encoding 2'-5' RNA ligase family protein: MQVIVLRFDYATSTKIETMQEQGNVASLKDETSLPPHITLQVFLQTKPLDLKKAIEPWAELIKQLPLSFSSLGFFKQRGTFYLAPVITHELSDLHRSLNLSTREFTGQDALHLPDNWVPHATVMNNVAPPFWGPLFARLALEFEPFTGTATALECWSIVNGRAQTEWSVFLSE, encoded by the coding sequence ATGCAAGTCATCGTGCTGCGATTCGATTACGCTACATCAACTAAAATAGAAACTATGCAAGAGCAAGGAAATGTGGCAAGTTTGAAAGACGAAACATCATTGCCTCCACACATTACACTGCAAGTTTTTTTGCAAACCAAACCGCTTGATCTAAAAAAAGCGATAGAACCATGGGCTGAACTGATCAAGCAGCTGCCGTTGTCTTTTTCTTCCCTCGGTTTTTTCAAACAAAGAGGCACTTTTTACTTAGCACCAGTTATAACGCATGAGTTGTCTGATTTGCACCGTTCCTTGAACTTATCGACGCGGGAGTTTACTGGACAAGATGCCCTGCATCTCCCTGACAACTGGGTACCGCACGCTACCGTGATGAACAATGTTGCCCCACCATTTTGGGGGCCGTTGTTCGCACGGCTGGCTCTTGAATTCGAACCGTTTACAGGAACCGCTACAGCTTTAGAATGCTGGTCGATTGTGAATGGACGGGCTCAAACAGAGTGGAGTGTATTTCTTTCGGAGTAA